A genomic region of Kribbella sp. NBC_00382 contains the following coding sequences:
- a CDS encoding Lrp/AsnC family transcriptional regulator gives MPKNRRTPGPAPRPLPAALDEVDQELVRLLTANGRMPNNALAEATGIAPSTCLSRVRSLRERGVIRGFHADVDLAALGRPLQALVAIRIGAHSRDDIDRFRAAAPRLPGVLALFHVSGANDYLLHVSAENPDALRDFVLDHLTADPAVIHAETSLIFEHVRGTPS, from the coding sequence TGCGCTCGACGAGGTCGACCAGGAGCTGGTCCGGCTGTTGACGGCCAACGGCCGGATGCCGAACAACGCGCTCGCCGAGGCGACCGGGATCGCGCCGTCGACCTGCCTGAGCCGGGTCCGCTCGTTACGTGAGCGCGGCGTGATCCGCGGTTTCCACGCGGATGTGGACCTGGCGGCGCTCGGGCGCCCGCTCCAGGCGCTGGTGGCGATCCGGATCGGCGCTCACTCGCGCGACGACATCGACCGCTTCCGCGCCGCCGCGCCGCGGCTTCCCGGCGTACTGGCTCTCTTCCATGTCAGCGGCGCCAACGACTACCTGCTGCATGTGTCAGCCGAGAACCCGGACGCGCTCCGCGATTTCGTCCTGGACCACCTGACCGCAGATCCTGCGGTCATCCACGCCGAAACCAGCCTCATCTTCGAACACGTCCGAGGCACCCCCAGCTGA
- a CDS encoding DUF899 family protein: MTNLPTAVDRETFDAELASIRASMHLICYVRDGDRVFETYWTTLRGVEAMDYSYALMDLTVYGRREQWEDSPAGWPKEWQPGKPKILNGRPIAQWSRIEAGRSDAL; this comes from the coding sequence ATGACGAACCTGCCCACAGCAGTCGACCGGGAGACCTTCGATGCTGAGCTGGCGAGCATTCGAGCCTCTATGCACCTCATCTGCTACGTCCGCGATGGCGACCGTGTCTTCGAGACCTACTGGACGACTCTCCGCGGCGTGGAGGCGATGGACTACAGCTACGCCTTGATGGATCTCACCGTCTACGGGCGCCGGGAGCAATGGGAGGACTCACCGGCCGGCTGGCCCAAGGAGTGGCAGCCCGGCAAGCCCAAGATCCTCAACGGCCGGCCGATAGCCCAGTGGTCCCGCATCGAGGCCGGCCGCTCCGACGCACTCTGA
- a CDS encoding LLM class flavin-dependent oxidoreductase yields MTAEPMPLSVLDLSPVPTGTRPSEALHETLELAKSAEAAGYHRYWLAEHHNIPSVVSTSPEVMIAAVAAATSSIRVGSGGIMLPNHSPLKVAESFRVLGGLYPGRIDLGLGRAPGTDQRTALALRRSREALTADDFLDQYTELRAYAEGFPAGHPFAPISAQPDDVPLPPVWVLGSSAYGGQAAAALGTGFAYAGHFGNLDPAGVIGSYRELFQPSPEQSEPHAILALAAIVAETEERAQQLSLANQLSMLRLRSGRPSPLPSPEEAAAYPWSEGERAAVEEWANLVSVGTPDQVAADLTRRATSAGADELIITTNIHNPAERRHSYDLLATAWGLKPR; encoded by the coding sequence GTGACTGCTGAGCCGATGCCCCTGTCCGTGCTCGACCTCTCCCCGGTACCGACCGGCACCCGCCCGTCCGAGGCGCTGCACGAGACCCTCGAGCTGGCTAAGAGCGCGGAGGCAGCCGGCTACCACCGGTACTGGCTGGCCGAGCACCACAACATCCCCAGCGTCGTGAGCACCAGCCCCGAGGTGATGATCGCCGCCGTCGCCGCCGCGACCTCCTCCATCCGGGTCGGCTCCGGCGGCATCATGCTGCCGAACCACTCACCCCTGAAGGTCGCCGAGAGCTTCCGCGTACTCGGCGGGCTCTACCCCGGCCGCATCGACCTCGGCCTCGGCCGCGCCCCCGGTACCGACCAGCGCACCGCACTGGCCCTCCGCCGCAGCCGCGAGGCCCTCACCGCCGACGACTTCCTCGACCAGTACACCGAGCTTCGCGCGTACGCCGAAGGCTTCCCCGCCGGTCACCCGTTCGCCCCGATCTCCGCCCAGCCGGACGACGTCCCCCTGCCGCCCGTGTGGGTACTCGGCTCGAGCGCGTACGGCGGTCAGGCAGCCGCTGCCCTCGGTACCGGCTTCGCGTACGCCGGCCACTTCGGCAACCTAGACCCAGCCGGCGTCATCGGCTCATACCGCGAACTCTTCCAACCCAGCCCCGAGCAGTCGGAGCCCCACGCGATCCTGGCCCTAGCCGCGATCGTCGCCGAAACCGAAGAGCGCGCCCAGCAACTAAGCCTGGCCAACCAGCTCTCCATGCTCCGCCTCCGCTCAGGCCGCCCCAGCCCGCTCCCGTCACCCGAGGAAGCCGCCGCCTACCCCTGGTCCGAAGGCGAACGAGCAGCCGTCGAGGAGTGGGCCAACCTAGTCTCGGTAGGCACCCCCGACCAGGTAGCCGCAGACCTGACCCGCCGCGCCACCTCAGCCGGCGCCGACGAGCTGATCATCACCACCAACATCCACAACCCAGCCGAACGCCGCCACTCCTACGACCTCCTGGCCACAGCCTGGGGCCTCAAGCCCCGCTGA
- a CDS encoding NADPH-dependent FMN reductase has translation MTVHPLRLALLVRNSEPGKFGTVLADWFAREVDSRDDFKLDLIDLSRTSTADLPARIGEADAIVIVSPEYNHGYPGDLKTAIDAVRRPWYAKPVAFLVYGGRSGGLRAAEQLRQVFGELHAVTIRETLSFHQPTDPFTPDGTPLDPTTPAAAATLLTQLAWWSRPLREARTTTPYPA, from the coding sequence GTGACTGTGCACCCTCTCCGCCTCGCCTTGCTGGTCCGGAACTCCGAGCCGGGCAAGTTCGGCACCGTGCTGGCCGACTGGTTCGCGCGGGAGGTCGACAGCAGAGACGACTTCAAACTCGACCTCATCGACCTCAGCCGCACATCGACCGCCGACCTGCCCGCAAGGATCGGCGAGGCCGACGCGATCGTGATCGTCTCCCCGGAGTACAACCACGGCTACCCAGGCGATCTCAAAACCGCGATCGACGCCGTACGCCGCCCCTGGTACGCGAAACCAGTCGCCTTCCTCGTCTACGGCGGCCGCTCCGGCGGACTCCGCGCAGCCGAGCAACTCCGCCAGGTCTTCGGCGAACTCCACGCCGTCACCATCCGCGAAACCCTCAGCTTCCACCAGCCAACCGACCCCTTCACCCCCGACGGCACCCCACTAGACCCCACCACCCCCGCAGCAGCCGCCACCCTCCTCACCCAACTCGCCTGGTGGTCCCGCCCCCTCCGCGAAGCCCGCACCACCACGCCGTACCCCGCCTAG